In the genome of Candidatus Zixiibacteriota bacterium, the window TCGGTCTTTGAGAAGGATGGAAAGACCGTGGCTTATGTAATGGGTGGGGGAAGACCCCAGAAAAAGGAAGTCAGAGTGGGGAAAAGAAACGATACCAGCATAATCATAAAAGAAGGTTTGAAAGGAGACGAGCTGGTCTGCCTGCAGGACCCGACTCAAAAAACAGAAGGCGAAAAAGTCAAGATAAAAGAAATCAAAGTAGAGAAAGGAATTCCGGATACTCCTGAAGGTTCTCAGGAGCTGAAGGAAGTCAAGACTCAGGAAGGCACAAAAGGAGAAATGGTGCCCGAGAAGGGTAAGAGAATACGAGTGCAAAGACCCAGAAAAGAAGGAACAAAATCAAGTTCGTCTGACAGCACCAAGGTCGAACTTAAAACCGAAGGCAAATAGGCAGGTTCATCCAAATAGATGGGAAAAGAAGAGCTACAGTTAAGAGTTGATTATAAAGAGATATTAAAAGTGTCTTTAGATTCGCTTCTTAGGCACAAGTTGAGATTTTTTTTAACCACCCTGGGGATAATTTTTGGTGTAGCTGCAGTGATTGCCATGCTTTCCATAGGTGAGGGAGCAAAAAGGGATGCCCTGGAACAGATAAAATTGATGGGGACAAACAATATCATAATCAAAGCCAAGGCCCCTCCTGAAAGCAAGACCGGCGAGCAGAAATTCGGGGTTTCAGAGGGGTTGAGCTTAGGAGATGCTTCAAATTTTGAGGTGCTCAGCTCACTGGTCAAAGCTGTGGTTCCTCGCCGTGAAGAATTTGTAAACCGGATCAGGTACAAAGATTCAGAAAGCAAGGGAAAAGTGATTTCCCTTACTCCGGAATATCTCCGGCTCCTGGATTATCAAGTCGACAAAGGAAGATTTTTCACTGAGGGGGATGACCAGGAATGCCGGCAGGTTTGCGTTTTAGGCTCAAAGATAAAGAAAGACCTTTTTGCTTTTTCCAATCCTCTGGGTGAACAGATAAAATTGGACGACCTCTGGTTCACGGTGATCGGGGTAATGCAGGAGAAACCTTTTGGAAAATCGAAACTTGAAGGTCTGGAGGTCAGAAACTTAAATGAGGAGATTTATATTCCGCTTCAGACCGCGGTCAAAAAAATCCCACGAGGGCCTTCTGGCAGTTTTATGTCTTTTGGAGGGTTTTCCATCCGGACGTTTCAGACCGGTGCAGCCAGTCCTCTGGATGAGATAACAGTTCAGGTAAAGGATTCGAAACAGGTGGAGGAGACCGCAAGCCTGATCAAGGATATATTAAAAAGGAGACACAACCAGGTCGAAGACTTCGAGGTGGTCGTTCCAGAGGCACTTTTAAGGCAGAGCCAGAAAACCCAGAGGATTTTCAACATCGTGATGGGTTGTATCGCAGGGATATCTTTATTAGTTGGCGGGATAGGGATTATGAACATTATGCTGGCAACAGTTCTTGAAAGGACCAGGGAAATAGGGATAAGAAGAACTGTGGGAGCGAAGAGAGTCTACATACTGAGGCAATTCTTAGCCGAGGCAGGTTTGATAAGCTTAGTCGGCTGCGTGATTGGACTGGCTCTGGGAACAGGTTTAGCCAAGGGAATAAACTATTATGCTCATTGGAGGACAATAATCTCTTTAGGCTCAGTTATCCTCTCAGTTGGAGTTGCATTTGGAGTCGGTCTCGGCTTCGGAATCTACCCGGCTAAAAGAGCAGCAGAGCTTGACCCGATCGAGGCGCTAAGGTATGAATAAAAAAGCCAGGAGCAGGTAGCCTGTAGCTGGTAGCTAAAGAAAAATATTACATAGAGTTATACTTTAAGTAATTATTGTAACCATCATAGAGGAAGAACCTTATGTCAATCAGAAATCTCATATTGGTAATGGTTATGTCGATGCTTATCATAACCCTGTATGCACTTTCTTTCTCTCAAGAGAGCATAGTAGTTTTGTCTCTGGATGACTGTATAAAGATGGCTTTAAAACAGGGGAAGGAATTTCAGATTTCTCAAAAAAACTTAGAGGCTTCCAAGGCGAATTATTCAGCTAAAAAACTTTCCTTTTATTTGCCGAAACTGAGCCTGAATTCCAACCTGCCAAATTATGACGTGAATGAAAATCTTTTCTATACTGGGGGTTTTGGAAATAGAATTTTTACTAAGGATAAGACCCTGAGCTATTACAATGCGCTTAGCCTGTCTCAGGATTTTTTTACCGGAGGAAATTTACAGGTTGACGGGTTCGTGAACTCTTATGATCAGCGTTACCAGACTTTTTTTGAGAATGGGGATACTATTCCGGAGAGGAAGACTCAGGAGGTTTTGACGAACGTAGGCTTCAGGTTTACCCAGCCGATTATGTTCTGGTCCTCACCTAACCGGCTGGAGTTAGACAAATCAAAGGTCGAATATCAATTGGCTCAGAAAGATTATGCGGAAAAAGTCAACGGCTTAATCTCGGAGCTTACCTCTGCTTATTTTGACCTGTTGATTACCCAGAGGGAGGTTATGATAGCAGAAAAGAAGTTAGAAGCTTCTCAGATTGCCCTGGAAAACGTCAAGAAAATGCAGGCAGAGGGAATCAAAAGCGACGAAGAAGTTTATAACGCGGAAAAGGAGTTTCTGAATAATAAAATAAATCTGATTGACCAAAACGGGAAGATAAAGGAACTGGAGAATAGCTTTCTGCAGAAGACAAATCTTAAAACCGATGTAAAGATTGAGCTGCTGGATAAGTTTGATAATGTAACTCTTTCCTCTGAAGATAGCAGCCTTCTCCAGAAGAGCGTGGATAACTCAGCCGGTTCGTTGAAAGCTGAATTGGAGGTGAAGTCAAAAGAGATAGCTTTACACCAGCAGCAGGCAGCCGGGGGTATCATCGGCAATTTTGAAGCCACTTATGGACTATGGGGGAGGGGGGATCAGATAAGTTCGAGCTGGGATGATCTGAGAAGGAATCGCTGGGGAGTAAACATTAGTTTGTCTATCCCTATCTGGGATGGCGGGGCAAGAGATGCCTCTCTAAGAAGCCTTCAGCTTTCCCTGGAGGAGGCTCAAAATAAATTAGAGCTGACCAGAAAGACTGTGCGGCTGAATCTGGAAACTGTCATCAATAAGCTGAATAACCTTGACCAGAAAGACAGCCTTCTTCTAAAAGAGAAAGGTCTTGCCTCTAAGAAACTGGAAAATTCTCAGGATAAATACAAAATGGGCTTGATCTCTGAAAAGGAGCTCCTGGATGCAGAGGTAAGCTATCTGGAGACCGAGAAAAGCTATTTAGAAAACCTGAAAGAGTTCTATCTGCAAAGAATTGAGCTGAAGAAGATCTGGGGAGTTTTACCGGAGATCGAGTAAATAAATAAGTTCCCTCCTTTACCATAATATGATTCCAGACAAAATACTTATCATCCAGACCGCTTTCTTAGGGGATGTGGTTCTAACCACTCCTTTAATAAAAGCGGTAAGAAAAAAATACCCGCACTCGAAAATCTTTTTCCTGCTCATTCCGCAGACTGGGGAGCTTTTAAAAAATAATCCATTTCTGGATGGGGTAATCGTCTATGACAAGAAAGAAAAGGAGAAGGGAATTTTCAGTTTCCTTGCTCTGGCTATGAAGATCAGAACCTCCAGTTTCGATCTGGCTGTTATTCCTCACCGTTCTTTTCGCAGTGCACTTTTGGCTTATCTTGCGAGAATTCCACAGAGGGTAGGTTTCGATAAAAGCTCCGGGGCTTTTCTTTTTACTAAAAAGATTAAATATATTCAAAACCAGTCTGAGGCTAAAAGGAATCTTTCTCTTTTGGAAACAGATATACCCCCAGAAAACGATTGTTTACCTGAGCTTTTTCCATCTGAGGATGATTTTAAATATGTAGAGGAGCTTTTTAAGAACTGGGATGTCAAGAGAGAAGATAAAATAGTAGGTATAGCTCCTGGCTCGGTCTGGAATACCAAAAGATGGCTGCCTGAAAGATTCGGCGAGGTTGC includes:
- the waaF gene encoding lipopolysaccharide heptosyltransferase II — translated: MIPDKILIIQTAFLGDVVLTTPLIKAVRKKYPHSKIFFLLIPQTGELLKNNPFLDGVIVYDKKEKEKGIFSFLALAMKIRTSSFDLAVIPHRSFRSALLAYLARIPQRVGFDKSSGAFLFTKKIKYIQNQSEAKRNLSLLETDIPPENDCLPELFPSEDDFKYVEELFKNWDVKREDKIVGIAPGSVWNTKRWLPERFGEVAEALTEKLGAKVIFIGGKEDEKPCLEIASNMKSKPLIAAGKTSPLQSASLISRCRVILSNDTAPMHMAVAMRVPVVAIFGSTIPEFGFAPTGKNDLVIQKEIYCRPCGIHGRKKCPEKHFRCMKEITEEEVFEGVVKIWSANL
- a CDS encoding TolC family protein translates to MSIRNLILVMVMSMLIITLYALSFSQESIVVLSLDDCIKMALKQGKEFQISQKNLEASKANYSAKKLSFYLPKLSLNSNLPNYDVNENLFYTGGFGNRIFTKDKTLSYYNALSLSQDFFTGGNLQVDGFVNSYDQRYQTFFENGDTIPERKTQEVLTNVGFRFTQPIMFWSSPNRLELDKSKVEYQLAQKDYAEKVNGLISELTSAYFDLLITQREVMIAEKKLEASQIALENVKKMQAEGIKSDEEVYNAEKEFLNNKINLIDQNGKIKELENSFLQKTNLKTDVKIELLDKFDNVTLSSEDSSLLQKSVDNSAGSLKAELEVKSKEIALHQQQAAGGIIGNFEATYGLWGRGDQISSSWDDLRRNRWGVNISLSIPIWDGGARDASLRSLQLSLEEAQNKLELTRKTVRLNLETVINKLNNLDQKDSLLLKEKGLASKKLENSQDKYKMGLISEKELLDAEVSYLETEKSYLENLKEFYLQRIELKKIWGVLPEIE
- a CDS encoding ABC transporter permease: MGKEELQLRVDYKEILKVSLDSLLRHKLRFFLTTLGIIFGVAAVIAMLSIGEGAKRDALEQIKLMGTNNIIIKAKAPPESKTGEQKFGVSEGLSLGDASNFEVLSSLVKAVVPRREEFVNRIRYKDSESKGKVISLTPEYLRLLDYQVDKGRFFTEGDDQECRQVCVLGSKIKKDLFAFSNPLGEQIKLDDLWFTVIGVMQEKPFGKSKLEGLEVRNLNEEIYIPLQTAVKKIPRGPSGSFMSFGGFSIRTFQTGAASPLDEITVQVKDSKQVEETASLIKDILKRRHNQVEDFEVVVPEALLRQSQKTQRIFNIVMGCIAGISLLVGGIGIMNIMLATVLERTREIGIRRTVGAKRVYILRQFLAEAGLISLVGCVIGLALGTGLAKGINYYAHWRTIISLGSVILSVGVAFGVGLGFGIYPAKRAAELDPIEALRYE